In one window of Temnothorax longispinosus isolate EJ_2023e chromosome 9, Tlon_JGU_v1, whole genome shotgun sequence DNA:
- the LOC139819089 gene encoding tRNA:m(4)X modification enzyme TRM13 homolog has protein sequence MADGNHCMYFVERKKRFCRMTVREGRRYCGEHQRDVAGPGPDAGDERVPCPLDPTHTCYRSKLTRHLGVCNAKRRLDARPAFVVEGANLDAETIAAPPRVPLSQLDESVVGTVIKKIHAAYEKLPEFSRTILRHDVLEDKLSDETCGRNVRKHLLQNASLLGHLEQAGLVRDDTCFVEFGAGKAQLTYWLGQIIKNKSNSCILLVDRSSHRHKSDNKLRREESRLVIKRVRVDIADLQLNQIAEIQPIKYKVGIAKHLCGTATDLTIRCLVKSMNGEPKVDVRGLIVAFCCHHKCEYSSYVGREYLRQCDFIADEFPVLCSIVSWATCGSRPAALKSDVNSPRHLPAQVASQSSRSDERESIGRKAKTLLNWGRLVFLESAGFQAELLYYTSPDVSLENMCIVATRERSL, from the exons ATGGCAGACGGCAATCACTGCATGTACTTTGTCGAGCGCAAGAAGCGGTTCTGCCGCATGACGGTGCGGGAGGGCCGGCGGTACTGCGGCGAGCATCAGCGGGACGTCGCCGGCCCCGGCCCCGACGCCGGGGACGAAAGAGTGCCGTGTCCGTTGGATCCCACCCA CACGTGTTATCGTTCAAAGCTGACGAGGCACCTGGGCGTGTGCAACGCCAAGCGGAGGCTGGACGCGCGGCCCGCCTTCGTGGTCGAGGGAGCGAATTTGGACGCGGAGACtatcgccgcgccgccgcgcgtgCCCCTGTCGCAACTCGACGAGTCCGTCGTGGGGACGGTGATAAAAAAGATTCATGCCGCCTATG AAAAGCTGCCAGAGTTTTCTCGAACGATTCTGAGGCACGACGTGCTCGAAGACAAATTGAGCGACGAGACCTGCGGCAGGAACGTCAGAAAGCACTTGCTCCAAAATGCATCTCTGCTGGGACATCTGGAGCAAGCCGGTCTCGTGCGAGATGACACTTGCTTCGTCGAATTCGGGGCTGGAAAAG CTCAGTTAACATACTGGTTGGGGCAGATTATAAAGAACAAGTCAAACTCTTGCATCTTACTAGTCGATCGTTCCAGTCACCGACACAAAAGCGACAATAAGCTTAGAAGGGAGGAGAGTCGCCTCGTGATAAAAAGAGTACGCGTCGATATCGCCGATCTGCAGTTGAACCAAATCGCGGAGATCCAGCCGATCAAGTACAAGGTCGGCATAGCGAAGCATCTCTGTGGCACGGCCACTG ACTTGACGATACGTTGTTTGGTGAAGTCGATGAACGGCGAACCTAAGGTCGACGTACGCGGCCTGATCGTCGCGTTTTGCTGCCATCACAAATGCGAGTACTCTTCATACGTGGGCCGGGAGTACCTGCGACAATGCGACTTTATTGCGGACGAGTTTCCCGTTCTGTGCAGCATAGTCAGTTGGGCGACCTGCGGCTCTCGACCTGCGGCTTTAAAGAGCGACGTTAACTCGCCACGTCATCTCCCGGCACAGGTTGCTAGCCAGTCCTCGAGGTCGGACGAACGCGAGAGTATCGGGCGTAAAGCTAAAACGTTGCTGAATTGGGGTCGCCTGGTCTTTCTGGAGAGCGCGGGATTTCAGGCCGAGCTGCTTTACTACACCTCCCCTGACGTCTCATTAGAAAACATGTGCATCGTGGCTACGCGAGAACGTTCATTGTGA